In uncultured Methanobrevibacter sp., the genomic window AAAAAGTGTTTTTTTAGTTAAATGAAATATTTTTTCATAATTTTTTTTACAAGATTAAATAATGGAGAGTATTAAAATATTGAAAAATAAACTTTTTATTTTCGTGATTTTAATTTTAATGTTATTGTCTGTTTCTGCTGTTAATGCTGAAGATTCAACATCATTAAATTTAAATGATACGAATGTGGCTATGGAAAACCCTGTTTCCTACCATATAGATATGAGTAATGAACAGGAAATAATTGAAAATTCTAATGATGATGTTAGTTATACATCTGATGAATCCTTTGAAAATGATATTGATTTAAATAATGTAAACATATCAATTGAAAAAGAAATTACAAACAAACCTATTTTTAAAGCTCCAAATACTGTAGATAACATTTATGTGGATCCTACAAATGGAGATGACAATAATAATGGTATTAATTGGGATAACTCAGTTAAAACTATTAGTAAAGCATTAGACCTTGTCAATGTAAATGGTAATATTTACCTTGCAAATGGTGAACATACTAATTCTGCAAATATTACTAAAAATATTACATTAATAGGTCAAAATAGAGAAAAAACAATTTTAACAAAAAGTAAAAACAGTAGTTTTTTACTTATTACAAATTTAGCTACTGTTAAAATTTACAATTGTTCATTTATAAATAATAATGAATCAGAAAACGGTAGTGCTATTTACATAGATTCAGGAAATCTTATTATCTATGATTGTTCTTTTATAAATAACACTTCACCAAATATGTCAGATAAAATTACGCCAGGATATTTTAGGGGTGCTGCAATTTGTGCATATAAAGCAAACATCACTGTAAACAATTGTTCATTTATAAATAATGCTGCAAAATGGGGTGGTGTAGCTATTTATGTAGAAAAAGGTAATCTTGATGTGAATAATTCTGTTTTTATAAATAATACTGCAGGTACATCTGCTGCTGTTGAAGTGTTTATAGGTAATCTCACTGTAAATAATTCTGTTTTTGTTAATAATTCTGGTGTTGATTTTGGTGGTGCTATCCATATATTTATGGGTAATATTACTGTGGATAATTCTGTTTTTATAGCTAATACTGTAAATAATGGGAGTGCTATTGGTGGTGCCATCTGTGTAGAATGTGGTAATGTTAGTGTATCTAATTCTATTTTTATTAATAATTCTGAAGAAAAGGATGATGTTTATGATTCTGGAGGGGGTGCTATTGGCATCTATGGTAATAGTGGTTTTGTTATTATAAATAATTGTTCATTTATTAATAATACTGCAACAAATAATGGTGGTGCTATTGAAGTAAGTGGTAATGATGGTTTTGTTATTATTATAAATAATTGTTTATTTATTAATAATACTGCAAATAGTGGTAGTGCTATTGAAGTTTTATGTTCTAGCAATATTACGTTGAGTAACTCTAATTTCACAAATAATAATGCTACAGAGCACTTTGGTTCTATTCATGTACTTGAAGGAAATCTTACAGCAAATAATTGTAGTTTCATGAATAATAATGGTAAAACGGGAAGTGCTGTTGTTGTAGAAAATGGTAATATTACTATTGGTGGTTCTATATTTATAAATAATTATGGAACTGATTATTCAGGTGTTGTTGCTGTAAATGTTGGAAATATATATGTTGATAATTGTACTTTTATTAATAACACTGGCAGAGATGGGGTTGTTAATACAAATTATGGGAATCTTACTGTAATTAATTCTGCATTTACACATAATGAATTACCTATTTGGGTAATGGAAGGTAATCTTGTTGTAATCAACTCAAATTTCACTAATAATTTCGATGGGGCAATTAGTGTATCTAAAGGTAATTTAACTGCAGATAATTGTATTTTCATAAATAACGCAGCATATGATGGTGGTGCTATTTCTGTAATGTATGGAAATCTTACTGTGGATAATTCTGTTTTTGTAAATAATACTGCAAATGGTTATGGTGGTGTTATTTATGGAGAAGGTTCAAATATTGCTGTGACTAATTGTGTTTTAAGTAATAATACTTCAAATGATGGAAGTGTTATTTTCACATATTTCCAAATGAATATTATTGTTGAAAATAATTGGTGGGGTTCTAGTTCTCCAGATTGGAAATCAGTAGTGTCTATAAATGGAACAGGTTATACTCCAAAATCATATGTTGTTTTAGATGTGGCTGTTAGTGAAGTTGGTTTCAATGTCTATGAAATTACTGCTAAATTGCATTTAAATGGTACTCAGACTATTGCAGATATTCCAACAAGGGATATTGAATTTAAATGTGGATCTGAGATTATTCGCGGTAAAATGATTAATGGTGTTTTTAATAAAATTTATTCACTTGATATGGGTGATAAAAAGGATATTTCAATAACTGTAGATAATGAAACACAAAATATCACTCTTATAGGTCATAAATTAACTACTGACATGACTGTTATTATTAATGATATTGTTTATGGTGAAAATGGAACTGTTGTAGTTATTTTGTCTTCTGATATTAATGATAAACTTAGTATTTATATAGATGGCTTTTCTAGAAAAGTAGATGTTATAAATGGTGTTGCAAAATTTCAAATATCTGGATTAAATGCAGGTACTCATGAAATTTCTGTAGTATTTGACGGTAATGATAAATATGCTCCTGTTATGTCTACTTGCAAGTTAAATGTAGCTAAAGCTGCACCTGCTTTAAGTATAGTTATTAAAGATGTGAATTATGATGAGATATTTAATATTGATGCTGTTTTAACTGGTGTTAATGGTGCTAAATTATCTGGTGATGTTATTGTAACTGTTAATGGTAAAGATTACACAGTTAAAGTTGTAGATGGTAAAGGTACATTAAAAGGTATTAAATTACCTGCTGGATCTTATGTTTTCTCAGCTAAATTCGCTGGAAATGATAATTACAATGCTGAACAAATCTCCGGTAACTTTAAAGTTAATAAAATAGCTTCAGCTATTGATATTTCTGTTGATGATATTAAGGTAGGAGAAGATGTAACTATTACAGTCAACGTCCCTTCTGATGCTACTGGTGATGTTGTAATCACTGTTAAAGGTAATGATTATACTGTAGCTATTGTAAATGGTAAGGCTGTTCAAACAATAGCTAATCTGGGAGTAGGAACTTATGATGTAACTGTTAAATATGCTGGTGATAATAATTACAATGCTATTTCTAATAATGCTAAATTCACAGTATCTAAAGTAACT contains:
- a CDS encoding S-layer family protein — translated: MLLSVSAVNAEDSTSLNLNDTNVAMENPVSYHIDMSNEQEIIENSNDDVSYTSDESFENDIDLNNVNISIEKEITNKPIFKAPNTVDNIYVDPTNGDDNNNGINWDNSVKTISKALDLVNVNGNIYLANGEHTNSANITKNITLIGQNREKTILTKSKNSSFLLITNLATVKIYNCSFINNNESENGSAIYIDSGNLIIYDCSFINNTSPNMSDKITPGYFRGAAICAYKANITVNNCSFINNAAKWGGVAIYVEKGNLDVNNSVFINNTAGTSAAVEVFIGNLTVNNSVFVNNSGVDFGGAIHIFMGNITVDNSVFIANTVNNGSAIGGAICVECGNVSVSNSIFINNSEEKDDVYDSGGGAIGIYGNSGFVIINNCSFINNTATNNGGAIEVSGNDGFVIIINNCLFINNTANSGSAIEVLCSSNITLSNSNFTNNNATEHFGSIHVLEGNLTANNCSFMNNNGKTGSAVVVENGNITIGGSIFINNYGTDYSGVVAVNVGNIYVDNCTFINNTGRDGVVNTNYGNLTVINSAFTHNELPIWVMEGNLVVINSNFTNNFDGAISVSKGNLTADNCIFINNAAYDGGAISVMYGNLTVDNSVFVNNTANGYGGVIYGEGSNIAVTNCVLSNNTSNDGSVIFTYFQMNIIVENNWWGSSSPDWKSVVSINGTGYTPKSYVVLDVAVSEVGFNVYEITAKLHLNGTQTIADIPTRDIEFKCGSEIIRGKMINGVFNKIYSLDMGDKKDISITVDNETQNITLIGHKLTTDMTVIINDIVYGENGTVVVILSSDINDKLSIYIDGFSRKVDVINGVAKFQISGLNAGTHEISVVFDGNDKYAPVMSTCKLNVAKAAPALSIVIKDVNYDEIFNIDAVLTGVNGAKLSGDVIVTVNGKDYTVKVVDGKGTLKGIKLPAGSYVFSAKFAGNDNYNAEQISGNFKVNKIASAIDISVDDIKVGEDVTITVNVPSDATGDVVITVKGNDYTVAIVNGKAVQTIANLGVGTYDVTVKYAGDNNYNAISNNAKFTVSKVTPVMDVSADNIVFGEDLTINALLPADINGNVIITVDGKEYTVNVVNGKVTKPISGLTAGNHNIVVKYNGNDKYDSVEVSKTVNVAKANPTLDVVIADVDYNNVFTIEATLNGVNGAKLTGNVIVTINSKQYLVTVIDGKGTLEGINLPAGSYDFSARFAGNDNYNAVIDSDKFNVNKIDPILDVSINNTQIGENTTITVNLPSDAEGNVIITIDGQNYIGAITEGKVIIEVPNLKEGTYDVAINYNGDNNYNKANSTASFTISKINPVLDVNITDIIFGENLTVIGNLPADINGSAIISVDGVEKTVLVVNGKINEMITDLTAGYHIIGVKYNGNDKYTSIEVSKTVYVAKANPILNVIIDDVKVGEIINISATLTGVNNSPLNGKLIISLNNEDYVINVVNGKGNIRINAFNNNGVYNFTTTWSGDNNYMNTSMVGSFKVSKVEKYPANITIPGGVEGKNSTITIDLPDDATGEIIAIIDGKNYTGNVSNGTGSVDIPPLDKGIHNITVIYPGDDKYDSVIKEGNITVDVNKDAILVVDNVIMIYHDGSKLIAILKDYYGNSIANTIVTITINGVSYNRTTDKDGYAFLSLNLNSGIYNVTVTYQGNETYNGAEVNATVTINPTIISKDITKMYQNGTQFFANFTDSQGNPLINTTIQFNINGAVYERKTNEQGTARLNINLIPGKYTLTAYNPVTGEKKGFNITVKALITENSDIIKYYKNGTQYTAKVYNKDGTLAIGKNVTFNINGVFYNRTVNENGTVKLNINLNPGKYIITAIYDGYSVGNNVTVESTLITNDLSMNMQDGSKFNATVLNEQGKPLVNEIVTFNVNGVLYERISDENGVASLNINLISGEYIITSMWNDYQVGNKITIA